A genome region from Candidatus Margulisiibacteriota bacterium includes the following:
- a CDS encoding sugar transferase: MNKIVATKVEIFYKKRIADIILSAGFFLISAALIYPLAAFLIWLNGSINDKARGPIMFIQDRVGLHGKVFKMYKLRTMEVEPTDGGRKNLTTIGYILRKWHLDEFPQLWNVLKGEMSMVGPRPIPEKLDIMLAKKYQGWNARKNILPGLTSEGVLKNSDKQHDDLWLAEDINYIKNESLYLYFKAIADTIKYFFRSSRYATYRIDE; the protein is encoded by the coding sequence GAACAAAATTGTAGCTACAAAAGTAGAAATTTTTTACAAAAAAAGAATAGCGGATATTATTCTTTCAGCTGGTTTTTTCTTAATATCGGCCGCCTTAATTTACCCATTGGCAGCGTTTTTGATCTGGTTAAACGGCTCCATTAATGACAAAGCCCGCGGCCCCATAATGTTTATTCAGGACAGGGTAGGCCTCCATGGCAAAGTTTTTAAAATGTACAAATTAAGGACCATGGAAGTAGAGCCGACAGATGGAGGCAGGAAAAATTTAACTACCATCGGATATATTTTGCGAAAATGGCATCTGGATGAATTTCCGCAATTATGGAATGTCCTTAAGGGAGAAATGTCTATGGTAGGGCCCAGGCCTATCCCGGAAAAACTGGATATAATGTTGGCCAAAAAGTATCAAGGTTGGAACGCTAGAAAAAACATTCTACCAGGGTTAACCAGCGAAGGTGTGCTCAAAAATTCCGACAAACAACATGATGACCTGTGGTTGGCTGAGGATATCAATTACATTAAAAACGAATCTCTATATCTTTATTTCAAAGCCATAGCAGATACCATCAAGTATTTTTTTCGGTCAAGCAGATATGCTACATACCGGATTGATGAATAG
- the tmk gene encoding dTMP kinase — protein sequence MKKNTYPGKLIVAEGLDGSGKTTQFNLLKNWLEIKGHAVEVTKRKESALVAQTINQAKEDKKLLPITYSLIHAADFADILHRKVVPALSSGFTVLFNKYIYTSIAKDYLRGQNKDWVLKLYDFALEPDLVFYFRIPLEEALERMTQEEKEKDYYDSGMDIGFGPNNYMALKNFQAKLAEQYELMAKMYNFTVIEAAKPIQQQQQKMKKDIEKLLDI from the coding sequence ATGAAAAAAAATACCTACCCAGGCAAGCTCATCGTGGCTGAAGGGCTGGACGGCAGCGGCAAAACCACTCAATTCAACCTGCTGAAAAACTGGTTGGAAATCAAGGGACACGCAGTAGAGGTGACCAAACGCAAAGAATCAGCTCTGGTCGCTCAAACCATTAATCAGGCCAAAGAAGATAAAAAATTACTCCCAATTACTTACAGTCTGATCCATGCAGCCGACTTCGCCGATATTCTGCATCGCAAGGTTGTTCCTGCCCTGAGTTCAGGTTTTACCGTGCTGTTCAACAAATATATATACACTTCAATTGCCAAGGATTATCTGCGCGGTCAGAATAAAGACTGGGTTTTAAAGTTATATGACTTCGCTCTGGAACCGGACCTTGTTTTTTATTTCCGGATCCCGCTGGAGGAAGCACTGGAACGCATGACCCAGGAAGAAAAAGAAAAGGATTATTACGACAGCGGTATGGATATAGGTTTCGGCCCCAATAATTATATGGCGCTCAAAAATTTTCAAGCCAAACTGGCCGAGCAATATGAACTCATGGCCAAAATGTATAACTTTACAGTAATTGAAGCTGCCAAGCCTATTCAGCAACAGCAGCAAAAAATGAAAAAAGATATTGAAAAGCTGCTGGACATATAA
- the tmk gene encoding dTMP kinase has translation MLFNKKKNSNSGNDIEMIVPDQENSILVPHPYKGILITVEGTDGSGKSTQLSLLKKWLESEGYGTIFTEWNSSELVSSIIKKGKKKGILNNTTFCLLHATDFADRLYNIIIPALKEGRIVLADRYIYTALARDVARNCDPVWVRNLYSFSLKPDGVFYFKVPVNTSLERITLTRIPNYYEAGMDMKLSNDPLKSYLMFQSKVISEYDSMVSEYGFEVIEGTAPIPLQQKIFREKVLQIIKRKSL, from the coding sequence ATGTTATTTAATAAAAAAAAGAACTCCAATTCAGGCAATGATATTGAAATGATAGTACCGGATCAGGAAAACAGCATTTTGGTCCCCCATCCTTATAAAGGCATCCTGATTACAGTAGAAGGAACTGACGGCTCCGGAAAATCAACACAACTCAGCCTTCTAAAAAAATGGCTGGAGTCGGAGGGTTACGGCACAATCTTCACTGAATGGAACTCGTCGGAACTTGTATCCAGCATTATAAAAAAAGGCAAAAAAAAAGGTATATTAAATAATACTACATTTTGCCTGCTGCACGCCACAGACTTCGCAGACCGTCTTTACAACATAATTATTCCAGCCTTGAAGGAAGGCCGGATAGTGCTGGCTGATCGTTATATTTATACAGCACTGGCCAGGGACGTGGCTCGCAACTGCGACCCGGTCTGGGTTAGAAATCTGTATTCATTCAGTTTGAAGCCTGATGGGGTTTTTTATTTCAAGGTCCCGGTCAACACCAGTTTGGAACGTATAACATTAACCAGAATTCCCAATTATTATGAAGCGGGGATGGATATGAAATTAAGTAATGACCCTTTAAAAAGCTACTTGATGTTTCAGTCCAAGGTTATTTCCGAATATGATTCTATGGTAAGCGAATATGGTTTTGAAGTGATTGAGGGGACTGCGCCTATTCCTCTGCAGCAAAAAATTTTCAGGGAAAAAGTGCTGCAGATTATTAAAAGGAAATCTTTATGA
- a CDS encoding ABC transporter ATP-binding protein: MNNKIAIQIKNLTYKFDKKTILSDIKWEVNDKDVWLVLGPNGAGKTTLLKCLSGQLKLQSGSVFIKGKDIAGFTQKQCARNVAYLPQKPVFNVPFTVKELLQLSQYAYQKNGLDQKLYADALLAFRIEDLSSRYIQTLSGGELQKVMLAGVYLQSSGIVCLDEPFSFLDPTECSNITNLLGTMFYKKKTLIMVIHNLHPVYFTMFYKQANILMLKKGQVFYSGPLKGSLDSFEDFFERKFKKIKIGDEILLF; this comes from the coding sequence ATGAACAATAAAATAGCTATCCAGATTAAAAATTTGACTTATAAATTTGACAAAAAGACAATTTTGTCAGACATAAAATGGGAGGTTAACGACAAAGATGTTTGGTTGGTCCTGGGCCCTAACGGCGCGGGAAAGACAACTCTGTTAAAGTGTTTGTCCGGACAATTGAAACTACAGTCAGGCTCCGTATTTATTAAAGGAAAGGATATAGCCGGGTTTACTCAGAAGCAATGCGCCAGAAATGTAGCTTATTTACCTCAGAAACCGGTTTTTAATGTTCCTTTTACAGTTAAAGAATTATTACAATTATCCCAATATGCCTATCAGAAAAATGGTTTGGACCAGAAACTTTATGCAGACGCTTTGTTGGCTTTTCGCATAGAAGATTTAAGCTCAAGGTATATTCAAACCTTGAGCGGTGGTGAACTGCAGAAGGTAATGCTGGCCGGTGTTTATTTGCAAAGCTCCGGAATTGTCTGTTTGGATGAGCCCTTTAGCTTTCTTGACCCGACTGAGTGTTCCAATATTACAAATCTACTGGGAACAATGTTCTACAAGAAGAAAACCTTGATAATGGTCATACATAACCTGCATCCTGTTTATTTTACAATGTTTTATAAACAGGCAAATATTTTAATGTTAAAAAAAGGACAGGTGTTTTATAGTGGTCCTTTAAAGGGTTCACTTGATTCTTTTGAAGATTTTTTTGAAAGGAAATTTAAAAAAATAAAAATCGGGGATGAAATTCTTTTATTTTAA
- a CDS encoding iron ABC transporter permease, which translates to MSKNSKIVIILGIISLILLLFYPLCGLHFLGFKDIIHNPEAAFIFFNYRLPRVLISFVTGAMLAISGLAFQSIFANILATPYTLGISSAASLGAILALFLGAEWSFHFLDASILLAIVATFIAIMCLYIFSRVNSIQNRDRILLLGVALNFLCSSLIIFLQMQMDYLNTFKVMHWLIGSIQNISYEVLIVLSIVAIICMALIYKKNRELDLMSLGEEFAQSKGVEVQKTRWFLIVVTSVMIGTVIAFLGPIAFVGLIIPNVCRLIVGSKHTFLFWSSLFLGGILLMSADVLSRIVMPPLEVPVGVITSFLGAIFFIYYLMKKPA; encoded by the coding sequence ATGAGTAAAAACTCAAAAATAGTAATAATACTTGGAATTATTTCGTTAATCTTGTTGCTGTTTTATCCTTTATGCGGACTTCATTTTCTTGGTTTCAAAGATATAATTCACAACCCTGAAGCAGCTTTTATTTTTTTCAACTACAGGCTGCCACGTGTCCTGATCAGTTTTGTAACAGGAGCTATGCTGGCAATTTCCGGCCTTGCTTTTCAGTCTATTTTTGCCAACATATTGGCCACTCCTTATACCCTGGGGATTTCCAGCGCCGCTTCTCTGGGCGCGATATTGGCTTTATTTTTAGGAGCAGAATGGAGCTTTCATTTTCTGGATGCCTCAATTTTGCTGGCTATAGTGGCTACCTTTATAGCCATTATGTGTTTGTACATATTTTCCAGAGTAAATAGTATTCAAAACAGAGACCGTATCTTGCTGCTGGGAGTAGCATTAAATTTTTTATGTTCCAGTCTTATTATTTTTTTACAAATGCAGATGGACTATCTGAATACTTTTAAGGTCATGCATTGGCTTATCGGCAGTATACAGAATATTTCTTATGAAGTTTTAATTGTTCTGTCTATTGTTGCCATTATCTGTATGGCACTGATTTATAAAAAAAACAGAGAGTTGGACCTGATGAGTCTGGGTGAGGAATTCGCGCAGAGTAAAGGTGTTGAAGTGCAAAAAACGCGCTGGTTCCTGATTGTTGTTACTTCAGTTATGATCGGTACAGTGATTGCTTTTTTAGGGCCTATTGCCTTTGTAGGCTTGATAATTCCTAATGTTTGCCGGCTCATTGTAGGCTCAAAACATACATTTTTGTTTTGGTCTTCTTTATTTTTGGGCGGGATACTGCTCATGAGCGCTGATGTGTTGTCCAGAATTGTTATGCCGCCCCTGGAGGTTCCTGTTGGTGTGATAACGTCATTTCTGGGCGCGATATTTTTTATATATTACTTAATGAAAAAGCCGGCTTGA
- a CDS encoding helix-turn-helix domain-containing protein, whose translation MSKKIYKEILKILQLPFYSDETEFKDKLFSYLYIRFKFKEIGIKTAAELGFNPSVYTWEKIVVKLKDTNVYQLNKKTVEEVSDIQTLYTRLQTGQQPELYLYVIPGKDYMLVKKIKQIQLLFDFLSKYLQRNLEIYSLLSNKNVQSIVPPTAVADKQQETMSTFKDGQFLIVNPKNLPESIRMVEVFDKAEKEIIKEMIKRVQGKKIAAAKNLGITERMIGYKLKKYKL comes from the coding sequence ATGAGTAAAAAAATCTACAAAGAAATATTAAAAATACTGCAACTTCCTTTTTATTCTGATGAAACGGAATTTAAAGACAAACTATTCAGCTATCTATATATTCGGTTCAAGTTTAAGGAAATAGGCATAAAAACCGCCGCTGAGCTGGGTTTTAATCCTTCTGTATATACATGGGAAAAAATAGTGGTCAAGCTCAAGGACACCAACGTATATCAGTTGAATAAAAAGACTGTGGAAGAGGTTTCGGATATCCAGACATTATATACCCGTTTGCAAACCGGCCAGCAGCCGGAACTTTATTTGTATGTTATACCGGGCAAGGATTATATGCTGGTAAAAAAAATCAAACAAATACAGCTTTTATTTGATTTTTTAAGCAAGTATCTGCAAAGAAATCTGGAAATTTATTCTTTATTGAGCAACAAAAATGTTCAATCAATCGTTCCCCCAACCGCAGTTGCCGATAAACAGCAGGAAACCATGAGTACGTTTAAAGACGGGCAATTTTTGATAGTTAATCCCAAGAATCTTCCGGAGTCAATCCGTATGGTAGAAGTCTTTGATAAAGCTGAAAAAGAAATAATCAAAGAAATGATCAAGCGTGTGCAAGGTAAGAAAATTGCGGCTGCCAAAAATCTGGGCATAACCGAACGAATGATAGGTTATAAGCTTAAGAAATATAAATTATAA
- a CDS encoding HAD-IB family hydrolase — MTSRKAVFIDIDNTIIHGTTVNILVKFSYKNGYIPITIIPKAFFWYFLYKMNYIKDFSGIVQKTSVLLEDILKNIPAKEINKIFKQCFEKEIKPMIYSESVQMLNEFNKKGFEIFFISSTFEPLATLIRDHIGFGSVIATKLEEKDGYYTGKIKGKVCYGVEKLLKIEEVTKERQLNLKDSYAFSDHISDIPMLQKVGHPVVVNPCSQLNKTAKKNKWEIRNFKFNKL, encoded by the coding sequence ATGACCTCCAGAAAAGCTGTTTTTATTGATATTGATAATACTATAATTCATGGCACTACGGTAAACATACTTGTGAAGTTTTCATACAAAAACGGTTATATACCTATTACCATAATCCCCAAAGCTTTTTTCTGGTATTTCCTTTATAAAATGAATTATATTAAAGACTTCAGCGGAATTGTGCAGAAAACCTCGGTTCTTCTGGAAGATATCCTTAAAAATATTCCGGCCAAAGAAATTAATAAAATTTTTAAACAATGCTTTGAAAAAGAAATAAAACCCATGATTTATAGCGAATCAGTGCAAATGCTGAATGAATTTAATAAAAAAGGGTTCGAAATATTTTTCATATCTTCCACCTTCGAACCATTGGCTACGCTAATCAGGGATCATATCGGTTTTGGCAGTGTCATAGCCACTAAACTGGAAGAAAAAGATGGATATTATACCGGCAAAATAAAGGGAAAAGTTTGCTACGGAGTAGAAAAACTGCTGAAAATTGAAGAAGTTACCAAGGAGCGCCAGCTTAACCTGAAAGACAGCTATGCTTTTTCCGACCATATTTCCGATATCCCCATGCTGCAAAAAGTTGGGCATCCTGTAGTAGTTAATCCCTGCAGTCAACTGAATAAAACAGCTAAAAAAAATAAATGGGAAATCCGAAACTTTAAATTCAATAAATTATAA
- the secG gene encoding preprotein translocase subunit SecG, producing MLGIQFISGMAIIILVLLHSAKGEGLGAIGSQARVFATQKGLEKGLNKLTAFFAVVFLSSSFLINLIR from the coding sequence ATGTTAGGCATACAATTTATTTCAGGTATGGCAATTATAATTTTGGTTTTGCTTCATTCCGCAAAGGGTGAAGGTTTGGGCGCAATCGGCTCGCAGGCAAGAGTATTCGCGACTCAGAAGGGACTGGAAAAGGGCCTGAATAAATTAACGGCTTTCTTTGCTGTTGTGTTTTTGAGCTCTTCTTTTTTGATTAATTTAATCAGATAG
- a CDS encoding helix-turn-helix domain-containing protein, which translates to MDHPYKNKDICKLTGCSHRQLQYWELKGYINPVYGSRNIRYYSEDDLNKIKQIIDNKKNGKSLGEAFVISSQHLNPNNLDSEYFSHTNEVEKEWLQVNEELLTVLETIYHRENSIPRFPYFIYNQTELEDLKDLQEEAKKLKQKKDSLWILITESNNRLIEALPKEPEELPKVELKKDTPAYSPDQLVILWIKKFGNTNTSEIRDLITKRLLNGESIESISDELQA; encoded by the coding sequence GTGGACCATCCCTATAAAAATAAAGATATTTGTAAGCTCACCGGATGCAGCCACCGACAATTACAATACTGGGAACTTAAGGGCTATATTAACCCTGTTTACGGTAGTCGAAATATTCGTTATTACAGTGAAGATGATCTGAATAAAATCAAGCAGATTATAGATAACAAAAAAAATGGCAAATCGTTAGGTGAAGCTTTTGTTATTAGCTCCCAGCATTTAAATCCGAACAATCTTGATTCCGAATATTTCAGCCATACAAATGAAGTTGAAAAGGAGTGGCTACAGGTCAATGAAGAACTGTTAACTGTTTTGGAAACAATTTATCACAGGGAAAACAGCATACCACGATTCCCCTATTTTATTTATAACCAGACCGAACTGGAAGACCTTAAAGATTTACAGGAAGAAGCTAAAAAATTAAAACAAAAAAAGGACTCTCTCTGGATATTGATTACCGAATCAAATAACCGCTTAATCGAAGCTCTGCCCAAAGAACCTGAGGAGCTACCGAAGGTTGAATTAAAAAAAGACACTCCCGCCTATTCTCCGGATCAACTGGTTATTTTATGGATAAAAAAATTCGGCAACACCAATACTTCCGAAATTAGAGATCTTATTACCAAAAGATTACTGAATGGAGAAAGTATCGAATCGATTTCAGACGAACTTCAGGCCTAA
- the flgB gene encoding flagellar basal body rod protein FlgB — translation MLFDNSFEGLKRGLSYSVRRHELIADNIANVSTPNYRRKDLDFKNMLSHNINDTLPLTVTNEKHMSSASISSEFMERNLYTTYPNETDIKTDNNNVDLDKEVVNMTTNNLYYNSLATIISKKYKNIKDVIAGRTA, via the coding sequence ATGCTTTTCGATAATAGTTTTGAGGGTTTGAAACGGGGATTATCCTACTCGGTAAGAAGGCACGAACTGATAGCGGACAACATAGCAAATGTGTCCACGCCAAATTACCGACGCAAAGATTTGGATTTTAAAAATATGCTTTCACATAATATAAACGATACATTACCTTTAACTGTAACTAATGAAAAACATATGTCATCCGCATCAATAAGTTCCGAATTTATGGAAAGAAATCTTTATACTACATATCCGAATGAAACTGATATAAAGACCGATAACAATAATGTGGATTTGGACAAAGAGGTAGTAAATATGACCACAAATAACCTTTATTATAATTCATTGGCGACGATAATTAGTAAGAAATATAAAAATATTAAAGATGTAATTGCCGGAAGGACAGCCTGA
- the flgC gene encoding flagellar basal body rod protein FlgC, which translates to MSFFTTATTSSSGMSVQRQVMDIISENLANVNTVQSEDGGPYRRKVPVISNKQTSFGAMLGEYMTNTVYVSEIKKDETPPRLDYDPTHPLADEKGYVKKPNINLALEMVYMMDATRAYEANVAVFNASKNMAAKALQIGA; encoded by the coding sequence ATGAGTTTTTTCACAACAGCAACAACATCAAGCAGCGGAATGAGCGTTCAGCGTCAGGTTATGGATATAATCTCCGAAAACCTGGCCAACGTAAATACCGTTCAGTCTGAAGACGGAGGTCCTTATCGTCGAAAAGTCCCGGTAATCAGCAATAAACAGACTTCCTTTGGAGCCATGCTGGGAGAATACATGACAAACACGGTTTATGTTTCCGAAATAAAGAAAGACGAGACCCCGCCACGTCTGGATTATGATCCGACACATCCTTTGGCAGATGAAAAAGGTTATGTCAAAAAACCCAATATCAATTTAGCTTTAGAAATGGTTTATATGATGGACGCAACGAGGGCTTATGAAGCCAACGTGGCAGTTTTTAATGCATCAAAAAACATGGCCGCTAAAGCATTGCAAATAGGCGCCTAG